One genomic segment of Terriglobia bacterium includes these proteins:
- a CDS encoding saccharopine dehydrogenase NADP-binding domain-containing protein yields MSTLAIYGATGYSGQLIVRRALARGLRPLIAGRDRQAVEFMASSNDLEWKIARVDEPASLRAMTASAPVLLNAAGPFSTTASALIDACLSTGTHYLDITGEPEVIEQAAAHDDTAARRGVMLMPAVGFEVVASDCLAAHVARRLPGATALKLGFHKSQPSSRGSLKTCIGMNGQGVLVRRRGILARVAAGSLVHQFDYGQGPQMSLAVSLADVSSAYFSTGIPDVETYLCATLPIWSAITANQYWGWLISTPAIQGLIKAQLDWLAPDPSPPERNQGWGALVVEAFDGCGGSARSRLQTGDVYWFTALSAVAIAERCLAGELKPGFHTPSRIYGPDFALSFDGAMREDL; encoded by the coding sequence GTCAATTGATCGTGCGAAGGGCGCTCGCCCGGGGATTGAGGCCCTTGATCGCCGGCCGGGATCGGCAGGCTGTGGAATTCATGGCGTCGTCGAACGATCTCGAATGGAAGATCGCACGGGTGGACGAGCCGGCTAGTCTTCGTGCGATGACCGCCTCCGCTCCTGTCCTGCTCAACGCTGCAGGTCCTTTTTCGACCACGGCATCGGCTCTGATAGATGCTTGTCTTTCCACAGGGACGCACTATCTCGACATTACAGGAGAACCTGAAGTCATCGAACAGGCGGCGGCACACGACGATACAGCCGCGCGCCGCGGCGTGATGTTGATGCCGGCGGTCGGCTTTGAAGTCGTTGCGTCCGATTGCCTGGCGGCGCACGTGGCGCGCCGCCTGCCCGGCGCGACTGCGTTGAAGCTGGGATTCCATAAATCTCAGCCATCCTCGCGCGGTTCGTTGAAAACCTGCATCGGGATGAATGGCCAGGGAGTACTCGTTCGACGCCGGGGCATTCTGGCGCGCGTCGCTGCGGGTTCTCTCGTACACCAGTTCGATTATGGTCAGGGCCCCCAGATGAGTCTCGCGGTAAGTCTCGCCGACGTCTCCTCGGCTTACTTCAGTACAGGCATTCCGGACGTCGAGACTTACCTGTGCGCAACCCTCCCGATATGGTCTGCGATCACGGCCAATCAGTATTGGGGTTGGCTGATTTCCACGCCGGCAATCCAAGGTCTGATTAAGGCGCAATTGGATTGGCTTGCCCCTGATCCTTCGCCTCCTGAGAGAAATCAGGGCTGGGGCGCGCTGGTCGTCGAAGCGTTCGACGGCTGCGGAGGATCGGCGAGATCGCGGTTGCAGACCGGTGACGTGTATTGGTTTACCGCGCTGAGCGCAGTCGCGATTGCCGAAAGATGCTTGGCTGGTGAATTGAAACCGGGTTTTCACACGCCCTCCAGGATCTACGGACCGGATTTCGCACTGTCATTCGACGGCGCGATGCGCGAAGACCTGTGA
- a CDS encoding adenylate/guanylate cyclase domain-containing protein, with protein MTVLFCDLVGSTSLAESLEPEDLREVTSMYQSICEVAIRRHDGYIAQYLGDGVLAYFGYPAAHEDDARRAVRAALEIIQDLVPVAGRLRSERGISLNIRQGIHTGPVVVGEVGGADRREQLAVGKTPNLAARIQNIAEPGTVLVSDDTYRIVRGYFDFIHRGAHDIRGLSETVTLHRVLRETGAASRLDVERRSGLTPLTGRDEEFTTIKSRWNTVSTSGGHAVLVQGEAGIGKSRIVDSLREEVQRQSATVLECFCTPYAQNTPLFPIIGSIERALGFTRETTYAGKRATLEAYLGQRGILSAEAFALMAELLRIPGSEADLLLNYSPQKKRERTLQTLSAWLFAVTRQGAAVWIIEDLHWVDPTTLEWLTSVIGEFAASPLLVVLTFRPDFAAPWPVNGRVSSLALSRLAPADTTSMAVRVAHGKSIPQEVLSQIVARTEGVPLFVEEVTKAVLELGVLVERADRFELSGPLPPGLIPSTVQASLSARLDRLGPAKGLAQLAATIGREFSFALLSRVAETDELELRSGLDRLARAELIYRDSNALEEIYLFKHALVRDAAYQSLLRKSRRALHERIAKALLSSFSETAEQHPELVAEHFTAAGQTQDAVKFWLQAGQLSVSRAANHEAITHLKRGLELVGQLPEAERPRQELEFLVLLIPALIAAESWASVNLDLVYRRAAKLVDIVGDTPHRFTVATGTFGYHFVAGRVTSSIELASQVFEMAQASGNPLLLTMALQDYSAVYCYHGDFRLADKYANEGLAMLDMEREQIIVRMMGLSSGVGLLSYQKTALWMLGFPERSKAAGERGVALAREIGHPPSIGFSLTDRTAIYYLQGDVNRTFACAEEALRVVHEERLGFYEPMITIYRGWALSELGEPAQGMVQIRDAIRRYRAAGNGIQLNWLYCVLAGAEWKAGQWNDAFNTLDTAMKFAAGNGEGLFEPELYRLKGEFLFAQASAAVPEKGALLAAAEASIRQAIDRAGSQEARMLELRSLVSLCRLRREVGSSSEECDKLAKAYDAFQEGFDTPDLREAKIMLEALKSGV; from the coding sequence TTGACCGTTCTCTTTTGCGACCTCGTCGGATCGACCTCCCTTGCAGAGTCTCTCGAACCGGAAGATCTGCGCGAAGTGACGAGTATGTACCAATCGATCTGCGAGGTTGCGATCCGGAGGCACGATGGATACATCGCTCAGTACCTGGGTGATGGAGTGCTTGCCTATTTCGGCTATCCCGCCGCGCACGAAGACGATGCCCGCCGCGCTGTTCGAGCTGCATTGGAGATCATCCAGGATCTGGTGCCGGTTGCCGGCCGGCTGCGTAGCGAGCGCGGCATCTCACTCAATATCCGCCAGGGAATCCATACCGGCCCCGTCGTGGTCGGTGAAGTTGGAGGCGCCGACCGGCGCGAGCAGCTTGCGGTCGGCAAAACGCCGAATCTGGCAGCGCGAATTCAGAACATCGCAGAGCCGGGCACGGTGCTGGTCAGCGACGATACATATCGTATCGTCCGGGGATATTTTGATTTTATCCACCGCGGTGCACATGACATCAGGGGACTCTCCGAAACGGTCACGTTGCACCGGGTCCTGAGAGAGACCGGCGCCGCAAGCCGTCTCGACGTCGAACGGCGCAGCGGCTTGACCCCGCTTACGGGGCGTGACGAAGAATTCACTACAATCAAAAGCCGCTGGAACACCGTTTCGACTTCGGGTGGGCATGCCGTACTTGTGCAGGGTGAAGCCGGTATCGGCAAGTCCAGAATTGTCGATTCGCTTCGCGAGGAGGTCCAGCGCCAGTCCGCAACCGTTCTGGAATGCTTCTGCACTCCATACGCACAAAATACTCCTTTGTTTCCCATCATCGGTTCGATCGAGCGGGCTCTCGGGTTTACCCGCGAGACAACCTACGCCGGCAAACGCGCGACGTTGGAGGCCTACCTTGGGCAACGCGGCATCCTCTCAGCCGAGGCGTTTGCGCTGATGGCGGAACTGCTGAGGATCCCGGGCAGCGAAGCAGACCTGCTGCTCAACTATTCGCCGCAGAAGAAACGCGAACGGACCCTGCAAACACTGTCGGCGTGGTTGTTTGCCGTGACCCGGCAAGGGGCGGCCGTTTGGATTATCGAAGATCTGCACTGGGTGGACCCGACAACCCTGGAGTGGCTGACGTCCGTGATCGGAGAGTTTGCGGCGTCGCCGCTGCTGGTCGTCCTCACGTTCCGGCCCGATTTCGCAGCACCATGGCCGGTGAACGGCCGGGTTTCATCGCTGGCGCTCAGCCGCCTCGCTCCTGCAGATACAACTTCGATGGCGGTACGGGTAGCGCACGGCAAATCGATACCCCAGGAAGTGTTGAGTCAGATCGTTGCGCGCACCGAAGGCGTCCCGCTGTTTGTGGAGGAAGTCACGAAGGCGGTGCTCGAATTGGGCGTGCTGGTCGAGCGGGCCGACCGCTTCGAGCTGTCGGGGCCGCTGCCTCCGGGCTTGATTCCATCGACCGTGCAGGCTTCGCTCAGCGCCCGCCTGGACCGGCTGGGTCCGGCGAAAGGCCTTGCTCAACTTGCGGCAACCATCGGCCGGGAATTCAGCTTTGCATTGCTGAGCCGCGTTGCCGAGACCGATGAGCTTGAGTTAAGGAGTGGCCTCGACCGGCTGGCCCGGGCGGAACTGATTTATCGCGACAGTAACGCCCTCGAAGAGATCTATTTATTCAAGCACGCTCTCGTCCGCGATGCCGCGTACCAGTCGTTGCTGAGAAAGTCTCGCCGCGCTCTGCATGAGCGCATTGCCAAAGCGCTGCTGAGCAGCTTCTCTGAAACCGCCGAACAGCACCCTGAACTCGTAGCGGAACATTTCACCGCGGCAGGACAAACGCAGGATGCCGTGAAATTCTGGTTGCAGGCCGGCCAACTCTCTGTGAGCCGTGCGGCGAACCACGAAGCCATCACGCATCTGAAGCGCGGGCTTGAGCTGGTGGGCCAGTTACCTGAAGCCGAACGCCCTCGTCAGGAGCTGGAGTTCCTGGTCCTTTTGATTCCTGCATTGATCGCTGCTGAGAGCTGGGCATCCGTCAATCTCGATCTGGTGTACCGGCGAGCCGCAAAGCTGGTGGATATCGTTGGCGATACGCCACACCGGTTCACGGTCGCGACCGGCACCTTTGGTTATCACTTTGTCGCCGGACGCGTCACTTCCTCGATTGAGCTCGCCTCGCAGGTTTTCGAGATGGCGCAAGCCAGCGGCAACCCTCTCCTGCTGACGATGGCTTTGCAGGATTATTCGGCCGTCTACTGTTACCACGGCGATTTCCGGCTTGCCGACAAGTATGCGAACGAGGGGCTGGCGATGCTCGATATGGAGCGCGAGCAAATCATCGTGCGGATGATGGGCCTGTCTTCGGGTGTCGGATTGCTGTCCTATCAGAAAACTGCGCTCTGGATGCTTGGTTTTCCTGAACGGTCGAAAGCTGCCGGAGAACGTGGCGTGGCACTCGCGCGCGAAATCGGCCATCCGCCTTCCATTGGCTTTTCTTTGACGGACAGAACCGCGATCTACTATCTGCAAGGCGATGTGAACCGTACGTTCGCGTGCGCTGAAGAGGCGCTCCGAGTCGTGCATGAGGAGCGTCTTGGGTTTTATGAGCCGATGATCACGATATACCGCGGTTGGGCATTGTCCGAGTTGGGAGAACCTGCTCAGGGTATGGTGCAGATACGCGACGCGATCCGCCGTTATCGTGCGGCCGGAAACGGCATCCAATTGAACTGGCTCTATTGCGTCCTCGCCGGTGCGGAGTGGAAGGCGGGGCAGTGGAATGATGCGTTCAATACACTCGACACGGCCATGAAGTTTGCTGCCGGGAATGGTGAGGGACTGTTCGAGCCGGAGCTCTACCGCCTGAAAGGTGAATTTCTTTTTGCACAAGCGAGTGCGGCTGTTCCTGAAAAGGGTGCCCTGCTGGCCGCAGCGGAGGCCTCAATCCGCCAGGCCATCGACCGCGCCGGCAGCCAGGAGGCCCGAATGCTGGAGTTACGTTCGCTTGTGAGTCTGTGCCGGCTCCGGCGGGAGGTGGGCTCATCGTCTGAGGAGTGTGACAAATTGGCAAAGGCCTACGATGCGTTTCAGGAAGGCTTCGACACTCCCGATCTCCGTGAAGCAAAAATCATGCTCGAAGCGCTGAAGAGTGGTGTGTGA